A window of Bacillus sp. SM2101 genomic DNA:
CTTTATTCTATACAAGAGGTTTCGCAGATACTTGGGATGTCCAAAGATACACTTCGGTATTATGACCGGATTGGGATCGTCTCGCCGTTTCGGAAAGACAATCGGTATCGCATGTATTCGAGGGATGACCTCATTGACTTGATGAATATTCATATCATGCGGTATGCGGACTTTACTCTTGAAGAAATCAAGGGTAAATTGGGTTTCCGAAAGATGGATAATATCGATTCCACATACTGCGAAGAGGTTGCTGCATTTCTCGATGCTAAGAACGCAGAAACACGCAAGAAGATTATCCATCTGGAAAAGGTCAGTCGGTTGCTCAATATAGCAGCCGAAACGTTAAGGGATTTTAATAACGAAAGCGATCAACGG
This region includes:
- a CDS encoding MerR family transcriptional regulator → MEKLYSIQEVSQILGMSKDTLRYYDRIGIVSPFRKDNRYRMYSRDDLIDLMNIHIMRYADFTLEEIKGKLGFRKMDNIDSTYCEEVAAFLDAKNAETRKKIIHLEKVSRLLNIAAETLRDFNNESDQRLAEFVRELYEDIRENEPGISMEGCDQHQG